From Nevskiales bacterium, a single genomic window includes:
- the ttcA gene encoding tRNA 2-thiocytidine(32) synthetase TtcA, with the protein MTASPSARPDPRKQRLEENKLAKRLRRQVGQAIQDYNMIEDGDRVMVCLSGGKDSYTMLDLLLSLQRRAPVKFELVAVNLDQKQPGFPAQVLPDYLTALGVPFHILEKDTYSVVKRVLPEGKTMCGLCSRLRRGNLYAFAVEQGFTKIALGHHRDDIVATFFLNLFHGARLAAMPPKLRSNDGRNVVIRPLAYCREADIAEYAELRQFPLIPCNLCGSQEQLQRKQIRRMMDEWEKTSPGRCEQIFKALQNIAPSQLADPKLFDFASLGARGGSAPNWLLPEADQGSSD; encoded by the coding sequence ATGACCGCCTCCCCGTCCGCCCGCCCCGACCCGCGCAAGCAGCGCCTGGAGGAAAACAAGCTGGCCAAGCGCCTGCGCCGGCAGGTGGGCCAGGCGATCCAGGACTACAACATGATCGAGGACGGCGACCGCGTGATGGTCTGCCTGTCCGGGGGCAAGGATTCCTACACGATGCTCGACCTGCTGCTGTCGCTGCAGCGGCGCGCGCCGGTGAAGTTCGAACTGGTGGCGGTGAACCTGGACCAGAAACAGCCAGGCTTCCCCGCGCAGGTGCTGCCGGATTACCTCACGGCGCTGGGCGTGCCCTTCCACATCCTGGAGAAGGACACCTACAGCGTGGTCAAGCGCGTGCTGCCCGAGGGCAAGACGATGTGCGGCCTGTGTTCGCGCCTGCGCCGCGGCAACCTCTACGCCTTCGCCGTCGAGCAGGGCTTCACCAAGATCGCGCTCGGCCACCATCGCGACGACATCGTCGCCACTTTCTTCCTCAACCTGTTCCACGGCGCGCGCCTGGCCGCCATGCCGCCCAAGCTGCGGTCGAACGACGGCCGCAACGTGGTGATCCGCCCGCTGGCCTACTGCCGCGAGGCCGACATCGCCGAATACGCCGAACTGCGCCAGTTCCCCCTCATTCCCTGCAACCTGTGCGGCTCGCAGGAACAGCTCCAGCGCAAGCAGATCCGGCGCATGATGGACGAGTGGGAGAAAACCAGCCCCGGGCGCTGCGAGCAGATCTTCAAGGCGCTGCAGAACATCGCGCCCTCGCAGCTGGCCGACCCCAAGCTGTTCGACTTCGCCTCGCTCGGTGCCCGCG